A region of Paenibacillus sp. 37 DNA encodes the following proteins:
- a CDS encoding MFS transporter, with the protein MKRIFALSCGFYLLIGITSVVLGALLPVLLSHYERGYSDGGFLLFLQFLGFLVGVIVAPALTARIGRKAMLTLALICIVAAYTLLGFLPSWSVVLLLTIIVGFGSGIIEPSVGAFTIEFTENQKAVAMSKLDVFFALGALLIPAVAALFIWMDLWHLTFYTVAVLSLVLMLLWITMPRPAALYLEQAGENTVTHAAGKAQYSRKHLGLLTIFVIFFFIYMGLELGLMNFLPSILVERLQLQESVASLSVSILWIAMIIGRLFSGKIAESVNYMPFLIWSTVGTLLFTVAMVFVTGQWATYVLIFGTGLFMSGLFCIALVYANVLIPGMTERTTSILIASGGIGGAILQYVTGWSMSTGPVVNTIWILAGFCLILLLTLMVSHLWTVKNNAVRAALAQHSKEM; encoded by the coding sequence TTGAAAAGAATATTCGCTCTAAGCTGTGGTTTTTATCTGTTAATCGGCATAACCAGCGTTGTGCTCGGTGCACTTCTCCCTGTTTTATTGTCACATTATGAACGCGGTTACAGTGATGGCGGATTTTTGTTGTTTCTGCAGTTTCTTGGATTTCTTGTCGGTGTAATTGTAGCTCCTGCCCTGACAGCCCGTATCGGAAGAAAAGCTATGCTGACCCTTGCCCTGATCTGTATTGTAGCCGCTTATACATTACTCGGTTTTTTACCATCCTGGTCTGTAGTTCTTCTTCTCACGATTATCGTAGGTTTCGGTTCAGGTATCATCGAACCCTCTGTAGGTGCATTCACAATCGAATTCACTGAGAATCAAAAGGCGGTCGCCATGTCCAAGCTGGATGTCTTCTTTGCTCTTGGAGCACTTCTCATCCCGGCTGTTGCTGCTTTATTCATCTGGATGGATCTGTGGCATCTTACTTTTTATACGGTGGCCGTGTTGTCACTGGTTCTCATGCTGCTGTGGATCACTATGCCCCGGCCAGCCGCACTTTATCTGGAACAGGCTGGCGAGAATACAGTGACACATGCAGCAGGTAAAGCCCAATATTCGAGAAAACATCTGGGTCTGCTGACGATCTTTGTCATCTTCTTTTTCATCTACATGGGATTGGAATTGGGATTGATGAACTTCCTGCCCTCCATACTCGTAGAACGACTGCAACTTCAGGAATCTGTCGCATCGCTAAGTGTCTCCATCCTGTGGATTGCGATGATCATCGGTCGTCTTTTCTCCGGAAAAATAGCCGAATCGGTCAACTATATGCCTTTCCTGATCTGGAGTACGGTTGGCACGCTTTTGTTTACGGTCGCTATGGTATTTGTAACTGGACAGTGGGCAACGTATGTGCTCATCTTCGGAACCGGTCTGTTCATGTCAGGGCTGTTCTGTATCGCACTGGTCTACGCAAATGTTCTGATTCCCGGTATGACCGAGCGGACAACCAGTATCCTGATCGCATCGGGTGGTATTGGAGGTGCCATCTTGCAGTATGTGACTGGATGGAGTATGAGTACAGGACCTGTCGTGAATACAATCTGGATTTTGGCTGGATTCTGTCTGATCCTGCTGCTCACATTGATGGTCTCTCATCTATGGACTGTAAAAAATAATGCAGTACGTGCTGCTCTCGCACAACATAGCAAGGAAATGTAA
- a CDS encoding aspartate aminotransferase family protein — protein sequence MQTLTNNRFIAGKGIKLIDDSGVEYLDGVSGTFNLSLGYNHPHVVSKIQEQVGNLTHMSSSFTEPYVNEVLDHLIEYAPNDINAGWMRDITGSTANECATKIAQKYTESTDIISLYLSHHGQTQFATGISGNAFRRKRFPNSAVANAVHVPAPYCYRCPFKSSNGDCGYQCVEAISDAIEYASSGSVACMIIEPILGNGGNIIPPAGYFKRLRKLCDEYNIILIADEVQTGIGRTGTMFASELFDIQPDMITLAKGLGGIGVPVAAVLMQSRLNVLEKHEHSFTSGSNLISVTAAKSTLEVVSEPGFLDAVKRKGEILGELLHELAMKYPSIGEARGVGLMWGLEIVGDGNEPDMLKTNAIVDRAFTDEHLILRSSRYGFGNVVKVRPSLTTTEDELVEIVERLDSVLASVH from the coding sequence ATGCAAACTTTAACCAACAACCGCTTCATAGCCGGAAAAGGGATTAAGTTGATTGACGATTCAGGTGTTGAATACCTGGATGGCGTGTCGGGCACGTTCAATCTGTCACTGGGCTATAATCACCCACATGTTGTCAGCAAAATTCAGGAACAAGTCGGCAATCTGACGCATATGTCTTCCTCCTTCACCGAACCGTACGTAAATGAAGTACTTGATCACTTAATCGAATATGCTCCAAACGACATTAATGCCGGATGGATGCGGGATATCACTGGTTCAACTGCCAACGAATGTGCAACCAAAATTGCACAGAAGTATACCGAATCGACAGACATCATCAGCCTGTATCTGTCCCATCATGGGCAGACCCAATTTGCCACCGGGATTTCGGGGAATGCCTTCCGGCGGAAACGCTTCCCCAATTCGGCTGTGGCTAACGCTGTCCATGTACCTGCCCCATACTGTTATCGTTGCCCATTCAAATCCTCAAATGGAGACTGCGGCTATCAATGTGTTGAAGCTATATCTGATGCGATAGAATATGCAAGTTCCGGCTCAGTCGCCTGTATGATTATTGAACCCATTCTCGGGAATGGCGGCAATATCATCCCTCCCGCCGGATATTTCAAACGACTGCGTAAACTGTGTGATGAGTACAATATTATTCTCATTGCTGACGAAGTACAGACAGGAATCGGTCGTACCGGAACCATGTTTGCCAGCGAACTGTTTGATATCCAGCCTGATATGATTACCCTTGCCAAAGGTCTTGGCGGAATTGGCGTACCTGTTGCTGCTGTATTAATGCAATCCCGATTGAATGTGCTCGAAAAGCATGAACACTCCTTCACCTCAGGAAGCAATCTGATCTCCGTAACCGCTGCCAAATCTACCCTGGAGGTGGTATCTGAACCTGGATTTCTCGATGCCGTGAAACGCAAAGGTGAAATTCTGGGTGAATTGCTGCATGAATTGGCTATGAAATACCCAAGTATCGGGGAAGCTCGTGGTGTCGGGTTAATGTGGGGGTTGGAGATTGTAGGTGACGGTAATGAGCCGGATATGCTAAAAACCAATGCCATTGTTGACCGCGCTTTTACAGATGAGCATCTAATCTTGAGAAGTTCAAGATATGGATTTGGCAACGTTGTTAAGGTCCGGCCTTCCCTTACCACAACCGAAGACGAACTGGTTGAGATTGTGGAGCGGCTGGATTCTGTGCTTGCCAGCGTTCATTAA
- a CDS encoding zinc-dependent alcohol dehydrogenase, whose protein sequence is MLALVYKSAWDVALEERPVPEITRDNQVLVRIRATGVCGTDLGIVSGKYHAVPSVILGHESAGEVIDVGSAVTTLQPGDRVVIDPTYYCGQCDMCRTGRQNHCTHKSVTETGVSADGTFTDYYVTEDRFLYKLKDHVSYEEATLTEPLSCMLTGINQIHLLPNFRTIILGAGPIGILYSYALASKGVTGCLVDISEERLAIAGSIAPDRWQVHSSFENAIESLSPATHQVDMIVDTTGVVGTQVLSQLASGGYLMLVGLRDGNTSFNPKEVVDRSLKIIGSIDSLGTFATAHYMIEQEIIPAKKIITHSFPLEDYEEAFRTLGCDIQGRTLQASSHAIKVVLQSSGSSF, encoded by the coding sequence ATGCTTGCATTGGTATACAAATCGGCATGGGATGTTGCACTTGAGGAACGACCTGTCCCGGAAATTACAAGAGATAATCAGGTGTTGGTTCGTATTCGTGCGACAGGTGTATGCGGTACCGATCTCGGTATTGTTAGCGGCAAATATCACGCGGTCCCTTCGGTCATTCTCGGCCATGAGTCTGCTGGCGAAGTCATTGATGTTGGCTCTGCGGTAACGACATTGCAACCGGGCGACCGGGTTGTGATCGACCCAACCTACTATTGCGGACAATGTGACATGTGCAGAACAGGCAGACAAAATCATTGTACACATAAGTCTGTAACGGAGACAGGTGTAAGTGCTGACGGGACATTTACAGATTATTATGTGACCGAAGATCGCTTTTTGTACAAATTAAAGGATCATGTGAGCTATGAGGAAGCGACATTGACTGAACCGCTCAGTTGTATGCTGACGGGGATCAATCAGATCCATCTACTGCCGAATTTCAGAACGATCATCCTCGGCGCAGGCCCGATTGGCATTCTGTACAGCTACGCGCTCGCTTCCAAAGGTGTTACTGGCTGTCTGGTCGACATCTCGGAGGAACGCTTAGCGATTGCCGGCTCCATTGCACCAGATCGTTGGCAGGTTCATTCTTCCTTCGAAAATGCAATAGAATCGCTTTCACCCGCAACCCATCAGGTCGATATGATTGTGGATACAACAGGTGTTGTAGGTACACAAGTACTCTCCCAGCTCGCCAGTGGCGGTTATCTGATGCTGGTAGGTCTGAGAGATGGAAATACGTCCTTTAATCCAAAAGAAGTCGTGGACCGCAGTCTGAAAATTATTGGCTCCATCGATTCTCTGGGCACATTCGCAACAGCACATTATATGATTGAGCAAGAGATCATTCCGGCGAAAAAAATCATCACCCACTCCTTTCCGTTAGAGGATTACGAAGAGGCATTCCGCACACTTGGCTGCGATATTCAGGGACGTACACTTCAAGCCTCTTCACATGCCATTAAAGTTGTGCTGCAATCCAGCGGTTCCAGTTTCTAA
- a CDS encoding HAD family hydrolase, which yields MVANQEFGGLGAADDDIIQAVIFDMDGVLIDSEPIYFEIERSSFAHFGAVMTEEEHHTYVGVTLESMWQQVLDKHQLTGTLDEVLAYHQHNVMQTMLAHSNLTAMPSVERWLSWLHEQHIPIAVASSSPRALIDLIMNKTGLGRYFEVRMTGEEVENGKPAPDIFLTTAEMIGASPSNCLVIEDSRNGVQAAKSAGMRCIGYHNPGSGNQDLSKADLQISSYDELWTLKDTLSFEGRLPSLAKLR from the coding sequence ATGGTAGCAAACCAAGAGTTTGGCGGACTGGGAGCGGCCGATGATGACATCATTCAAGCAGTCATTTTTGATATGGATGGTGTACTGATTGACAGCGAACCGATATATTTCGAGATTGAGCGCAGCTCTTTTGCCCATTTTGGCGCAGTGATGACCGAAGAAGAACACCATACTTATGTTGGAGTTACGCTGGAGTCCATGTGGCAGCAAGTATTGGACAAACATCAACTGACAGGTACGTTAGATGAAGTATTGGCTTATCATCAGCATAATGTGATGCAAACCATGCTGGCTCATTCCAACTTGACGGCAATGCCTTCCGTGGAACGCTGGTTAAGCTGGCTGCACGAACAACACATTCCCATAGCCGTTGCTTCTTCCTCTCCACGTGCACTGATTGATTTGATCATGAACAAGACTGGACTTGGGCGATACTTTGAGGTACGAATGACCGGAGAGGAAGTCGAGAACGGCAAGCCGGCACCGGATATTTTCCTGACCACAGCTGAAATGATTGGCGCATCCCCGTCCAATTGTCTGGTGATTGAGGACTCTCGTAATGGTGTTCAGGCGGCCAAAAGTGCAGGCATGCGCTGCATCGGTTATCACAATCCGGGATCAGGCAACCAAGACTTATCCAAAGCCGATCTTCAGATTTCCAGTTACGATGAGTTATGGACCTTGAAGGATACGTTGTCCTTTGAAGGCAGATTGCCAAGCCTGGCGAAGCTACGCTAG
- a CDS encoding YjfB family protein, giving the protein MDIAALSMAMSQASVVQSASLQVMSITKDMAQQQGQQMTEMLKSVPAPHPNLGGSLDLSV; this is encoded by the coding sequence ATGGATATTGCAGCATTATCAATGGCAATGAGCCAAGCTTCAGTCGTACAGTCGGCAAGCTTGCAAGTGATGTCAATTACAAAAGACATGGCACAGCAGCAAGGCCAGCAGATGACGGAAATGTTGAAGTCTGTGCCTGCTCCTCATCCCAATCTGGGTGGAAGTCTCGATCTTTCGGTTTAG